The following are encoded together in the Acidiferrobacteraceae bacterium genome:
- a CDS encoding LemA family protein: MGGLIFIGIIVALLVFVIVLYNRLVVLRNRFRNAFAQIDVQLTRRHDLIPNLVETAKGYMKHERETLEAVVAARNAAVAGLKHASADPASAEAIQKLGGAESALTGALSRLLAVVEAYPDLKANQNMMQMSEELTSTENKVAFARQAYNDSVMDYNNACEMFPSSFIAGSFHFKPGTLLEIEDESKRAVPKVSF, from the coding sequence ATGGGAGGCTTGATTTTCATCGGCATCATTGTCGCCCTGCTCGTCTTCGTCATCGTTCTGTACAACCGGCTGGTCGTTCTGCGCAACCGGTTCCGAAACGCCTTCGCACAAATCGATGTCCAGCTGACACGTCGCCATGATCTCATCCCCAACCTGGTGGAAACCGCGAAGGGCTACATGAAGCACGAGCGGGAAACCCTGGAGGCCGTGGTGGCCGCACGCAATGCCGCGGTGGCGGGCCTGAAGCACGCCTCCGCCGACCCGGCGTCGGCCGAAGCCATTCAGAAGCTGGGTGGCGCCGAATCCGCGTTGACCGGAGCCCTTTCCCGGCTGCTGGCGGTGGTGGAAGCCTATCCGGACCTGAAGGCCAATCAGAACATGATGCAGATGTCGGAGGAACTGACCAGTACCGAAAACAAGGTGGCGTTCGCGCGCCAGGCGTACAACGATTCGGTGATGGACTACAACAACGCGTGTGAGATGTTTCCCAGTTCGTTTATCGCGGGATCATTCCATTTCAAGCCGGGAACTCTGCTTGAAATCGAAGACGAATCAAAGCGCGCCGTACCCAAGGTCTCGTTCTAG
- a CDS encoding DUF962 domain-containing protein, whose product MATTERFSSFVEFWPFYVCEHSVPATRILHFVGTATIAPLAAAAILYSPWFFLAIPFSAYGFAWIAHFLVERNRPATFTYPVWSLMGDFRMFALMCAGRMSKEVQRCQHLRSSS is encoded by the coding sequence ATGGCAACCACGGAACGATTTTCTTCCTTTGTTGAATTCTGGCCATTCTACGTGTGCGAACACAGTGTGCCGGCAACGCGCATCCTTCATTTTGTCGGGACCGCAACCATCGCTCCGCTGGCCGCCGCCGCGATCCTGTACAGCCCCTGGTTTTTCCTGGCCATACCGTTCAGCGCATATGGCTTCGCCTGGATCGCCCATTTCCTCGTTGAGCGCAATCGTCCAGCGACCTTCACCTACCCGGTGTGGTCGCTCATGGGCGACTTCAGGATGTTTGCGCTGATGTGCGCGGGACGAATGAGTAAAGAAGTACAGAGGTGTCAGCATTTGCGTTCGAGTTCGTAG
- a CDS encoding methyltransferase gives MSAFAFEFVGGPLFDRQLTHLVLLALLLAGLYTVIGDNALRGQWLGLDTKRWIICAALVPILHQVYVWFAWRTEEYHQWFSRRFGSWAFPVYGAVFVMLLVSRLLSVLALAIANHGTIGFSPTVGWFLSLLLAIPLVYLFYSVARYFTFRRAMGIDHFDASYLDLPLVRQGIFRLSPNAMYVFGFLVLWIPGLALRSEAALWLALFNHLYIWVHYYTIELPDLRRLYKTPV, from the coding sequence GTGTCAGCATTTGCGTTCGAGTTCGTAGGGGGACCCTTGTTTGACCGACAGTTGACGCACCTTGTCCTCCTTGCCCTGCTCCTTGCGGGCTTGTACACGGTCATCGGCGACAATGCCCTGCGTGGCCAGTGGCTCGGCCTGGACACGAAACGCTGGATCATCTGTGCGGCCCTGGTGCCAATCCTGCATCAGGTATATGTCTGGTTTGCGTGGCGCACCGAGGAGTACCACCAATGGTTCAGCCGCCGCTTCGGATCCTGGGCCTTCCCGGTCTATGGGGCCGTGTTCGTGATGTTGTTGGTGTCCCGGCTCCTGTCGGTCCTGGCCCTGGCAATTGCCAACCATGGAACCATCGGGTTCAGCCCGACGGTCGGATGGTTTTTGTCCCTGCTACTGGCGATCCCGCTTGTGTACCTGTTCTACTCGGTAGCGCGGTATTTCACGTTCCGGCGTGCCATGGGTATCGACCATTTCGATGCCAGCTACCTCGATCTGCCATTGGTGCGCCAGGGTATTTTCCGCCTCAGCCCGAACGCGATGTATGTCTTCGGATTCCTTGTGTTGTGGATTCCGGGGTTGGCCCTGCGCTCGGAGGCGGCGCTGTGGCTGGCCCTGTTCAACCATCTTTATATCTGGGTTCACTACTATACAATCGAGCTTCCGGATCTGCGCCGCCTGTACAAGACACCGGTATAG